Proteins from a genomic interval of Drosophila melanogaster chromosome 2R:
- the CG43371 gene encoding uncharacterized protein encodes MILHRLIKLVLFSSTIYLVKELGVWEDPFEARNSTVGKEGEEPLETKNSNDKSEEGADIGATISKELQKKKEDLEKKFCPKGTFCEPPPKPLSKTVGEALSNTWGVLKGIPSYWSETFETVGARICQFFRGDK; translated from the coding sequence atgaTTTTGCACAGGCTCATTAAGCTTGTGCTATTTTCTAGTACCATTTACTTGGTCAAAGAACTAGGAGTTTGGGAGGATCCATTCGAAGCCAGAAACAGTACAGTCGGTAAAGAAGGAGAAGAACCTTTGGAGACGAAAAATTCAAACGACAAGTCAGAGGAGGGCGCAGATATTGGAGCCACTATATCCAAGGAACTCCAGAAGAAAAAAGAGGATTTGGAGAAAAAGTTTTGCCCCAAAGGCACCTTCTGCGAGCCACCACCAAAGCCCCTAAGCAAAACAGTTGGCGAGGCACTATCTAACACATGGGGGGTCTTAAAAGGGATTCCGTCCTACTGGAGCGAAACCTTCGAAACGGTGGGCGCTAGGATTTGTCAGTTTTTCAGGGGAGATAAATGA
- the CG43327 gene encoding uncharacterized protein — protein MSVSQLKPEEQVVIAASENLSMGPFPLGESQFSFVAANNCSVALQRGFYFSLRMPDWAKDFKHQTQKILSHGFDCPRRSFKSSNDSEISKFYGDYRSERYGEIFSESSNARFFENIPGEMQVSNQTKSKRALRSPKIKDDLTCGKKVPS, from the coding sequence ATGTCTGTGAGTCAACTTAAGCCGGAAGAGCAGGTGGTCATTGCAGCCTCTGAGAATCTATCAATGGGTCCTTTCCCACTTGGAGAAAGCCAGTTCAGTTTCGTGGCTGCAAACAACTGCAGTGTGGCTCTCCAGCGGGGATTCTACTTCTCCCTTCGGATGCCCGACTGGGCTAAGGACTTTAAGCACCAGACCCAGAAGATACTATCCCATGGTTTTGACTGCCCAAGGAGAAGTTTCAAAAGCAGCAACGACTCGGAGATATCGAAATTCTATGGAGATTATCGTTCTGAACGTTATGGCGAAATCTTTTCGGAGAGCAGTAATGCAAGATTCTTTGAAAACATTCCCGGAGAAATGCAAGTTTCCAATCAAACGAAATCAAAGCGAGCACTGCGATCACCCAAGATTAAGGACGACTTAACGTGTGGCAAAAAGGTGCCATCCTAA